TGTCTCATACTCAGGCCGGAAACGGAGTGGGTGGAGATAGTAACGCATGGAGCCGGAATACTCGCAGATGCCGATTTCGACAAGATTGTGGAAGGATACAAAACTTTATCGGAAATAGACGTGACGTTTCCTCGCCTGTTTGGAAACGGAAAGGCGGCACATTTTATCCTTGAACGGATCATGGCTTACTCTGCAGAATAAAAGGAATATATAACTTAACAACAAACAGATATGAAGAAAAAAATGAAAATATGGGGATACCTGGTGTTGGGGCTATGCCTCCTGGCAGGATGCGCGTCGCAGAAACAGATTGCCTACCTGCAGGATGTGCCGGAAGATTACCGGCGGCAAATGGGACAGGATTATGATATCCGCATAAACACGGACGACCTGCTCTCCATCATGGTAAACAGCAAGAACCCCGAGTTGGCGCAGATGTTCAACCTGCCCATGGTAAGCTACCAGATCACGAACACCGGATACACGGGTGGGCAATACAGGATATTGGGCTACCTGGTGGACAAGGAGGGGGAAATAGACTTCCCGCAATTGGGCAAAATAAAGGTGCGGGGGTTAACCCGCTTCGAACTGGCGGAACGGCTGAAACAGGAACTGACAGGAAGGGGCCTGGTGAACGATCCGGTCATTACCATCCAATTCCTCAACTTCAAAGTGTCGGTAATGGGCGAAGTGGCGCGGCCGGGAACATTTGAAGTGAACAGCGACCGCATCACGCTGTTAGACGCGCTGAGCCGGGCCGGGGACCTGACCATCTACGGCCGACGGGAAAACGTGAAGGTTATCCGGGAAGAGAACGGCCAACGGGTGGTGGCCTCGGTAGACCTGCGAAGCGCGGATTTGATGGACTCCCCCTTCTATTACCTGAAACAGAACGACATCGTATATGTTGAGCCGAACAAGGCACGCGCCGGACAACGGGAAATAAACCAGAACCGCAGCATAGGCACGTTCGCTTCGATAGTCTCCGTACTAACGTCGCTGGCGATACTCATTTTTAAATAACAATAGAATAGACAATGATGAGAAAAGATAGGTTTGACGAGATGGACTTTTTTGATTTCAACGAGAAGTCCGAACGGGAAAATGCCACATTGGCGGAGCTGTTTGGCACGCTGTTGCATCATCGAAAATGGTTTATTCTGTCGATCGGGGCGTGCGTGCTGATAGGATTCCTCTACGTGCGAAGCACGCCGAAGACGTTCTTGCGTACGGCCACGGTATTGGTGAAAGACGACAAGAAAGGGGGACAAATGGGTGAGGCGGCCGCGTTTCAAGACCTGTTCCGCCTGGGTGGAAGCACGGTGGATAACGAGATAGGCATCTTCAAGAGCAAACGGCTGATGTATGAGGTGGCAAAAGAATTGAGGCTGGACGTGAGTTACAAGGTGCGGAGCGGATTGCGTAAACGCGAGCTGTACACCGCCACGCCGCTGGTCGTGGAATTTCCCGGAATGGATGCCGGACAAAGCTTAAGCCTTACAGCCACCCTGTTGGAAGACCGCCACGTGGAGTTGAAAGACCTGAAATGGGCAAATGGAAGGGAAAACGAAAAACGGGTGGTGAAACCCGGTGATACCGTGCAAACAGCGGTGGGGAAATTGGTGGTGACCCTGCCGCCTACAACATCGGCAGCGTATGCGGGAATACCCGTCCGGGTAACGAAAAGCAGCCTGAAAGCCGTGTCGGACAACTATAACCTGAGGCTGAACGTGGAAGCGACCAACAAGCAATCGTCGCTTATCAACCTGAGCCTGAAAGACGAAAATGTGAACCGCGCGGAAGACGTATTGAACACTTTGATAGAAGTGTATAAGAAGGACGCCATTGAAGACAAGAACCGGATCGTAATCAACACAGCCAACTTCATCAAGGAGCGGTTGGCCATTATCGAAGCTGACTTGGCAGGGGTAGACGCGGAAATAGAAAACTACAAGAGGAAAAACCGACTGACGGACATCACCTCCGAAAGCGCCTTATACCTGCAAAGTTCGAGCCGGTTAGACACGGAAGGACTTAACGTGGAAAACCAACTCAAGATGGCGGAATACATGAAAGAATATCTGCGGGACGGGGCAAAACAGACGGAACCCATCCCGGCAAGCATCGGCATCGCCGAAGCCGGCATACAAAATCAGATAGGTGAGTATAACACCACACTGGCACAGCGAAACAAGCTAATGGCCAACAGCAGTGCCAACAACCCATTGGTGCGGGAACTGGACACCACGCTGGCGTCGATGCGCCTCGCCATATCCAAAGCCGTGGACAACCTGATCGCCGGCCTAAAGATACAGACGGAAAACATGAAGAACAAGGAGCGGGAAACCAGGGGAAAGATAGCCTTCGTGCCCACACAACAAAAATACGTGATCAGCGTGGAGCGGCAGCAGAAAATAAAGGAGGAATTGTACCTATACCTGCTCAACAAGAAGGAAGAGAACGAGTTGCAGCTAACCATCACGGAAAGCAACTGCCGCGTGGTGGACCCGGCCGACGGGACAAACTCGCCCGTGACACCCAAAAAGGCGCAAGTGCTGCTGATCAGCCTGATGGCCGGGTTTTTACTGCCGGCGCTCTGGCTTTACATACACTCCTTGCTCGACACCACCGTGCATACCAGGAAAGAACTGAAAGAGGCAACAAACATTCCGTTCCTGGGAGAAGTGCCGTTGGAAAAGGGGACGCCCGAGAGAGGCCTTGTGGTGAAGGAAGAGTGCCGTGAACCCATTTGTGAGGCCTTTAACATGGTGCGTTACAATCTGGAGTTCATGAATACGGGACGAAAAGGAGGCGGAAAAGTGATCTTGCTGACATCGACCAACCCAAACGCCGGTAAAACATTCGTGACCATAAACTTGGCCATGAGCATGGCTTTAACCGACGCGAAAGTTATCGTACTCGACCTGGATCTGCGGACAGGATCGCTAACCGAGAGAATAGGAATGGGAACAAAACGGCCAGGCTTGTCGAATTATTTAGGCGGAATGGAGGACAACTTGCAAGAACTGATACACACCGCGGATGCGGATAGTCGGTTGGATGTCATTACCTCCGGAACACTGCCCCCCAACCCGGCCGAACTGTTGAAAAGCGAGCGGCTTGACTCAATGATGGAGGAGTTAAGAGCCACATACGACTATATCCTGCTGGACAATCCACCCTATGGCGTTGTCGTGGACGCATTGTTATGCGCCCGCGTCGCGGACCGGACAATCTATGTGGTGCGCTCGGGACTGTTTGACAAACGCGCGCTTCCCGACCTTCAAGAGCTGTACGAATCGGGAAAGATGCCGAACATGAGCGTGCTGCTCAACGGAATGGACCCCGAAAAACAGGGGTACGGGTACGGATACGGTTACGGGTATGGGTATGGAAGCAATGTTAACCCAAAGCCTTTGTATAAACGGATATTGGGATTATAGAAGTCCGATGCTCGCGCGGCCATTGCCAATTGCCCAAAAGTTTCCCGAATATTTTGTGTGGATTATTTGGATAATCCGGCGCATTTATGTAAATTCGCAGTTCAACTTCGGATTTGCATAAACATGGCATGACTAACTCATTTA
This portion of the Petrimonas sulfuriphila genome encodes:
- a CDS encoding polysaccharide biosynthesis/export family protein; amino-acid sequence: MKKKMKIWGYLVLGLCLLAGCASQKQIAYLQDVPEDYRRQMGQDYDIRINTDDLLSIMVNSKNPELAQMFNLPMVSYQITNTGYTGGQYRILGYLVDKEGEIDFPQLGKIKVRGLTRFELAERLKQELTGRGLVNDPVITIQFLNFKVSVMGEVARPGTFEVNSDRITLLDALSRAGDLTIYGRRENVKVIREENGQRVVASVDLRSADLMDSPFYYLKQNDIVYVEPNKARAGQREINQNRSIGTFASIVSVLTSLAILIFK
- a CDS encoding polysaccharide biosynthesis tyrosine autokinase, with the translated sequence MRKDRFDEMDFFDFNEKSERENATLAELFGTLLHHRKWFILSIGACVLIGFLYVRSTPKTFLRTATVLVKDDKKGGQMGEAAAFQDLFRLGGSTVDNEIGIFKSKRLMYEVAKELRLDVSYKVRSGLRKRELYTATPLVVEFPGMDAGQSLSLTATLLEDRHVELKDLKWANGRENEKRVVKPGDTVQTAVGKLVVTLPPTTSAAYAGIPVRVTKSSLKAVSDNYNLRLNVEATNKQSSLINLSLKDENVNRAEDVLNTLIEVYKKDAIEDKNRIVINTANFIKERLAIIEADLAGVDAEIENYKRKNRLTDITSESALYLQSSSRLDTEGLNVENQLKMAEYMKEYLRDGAKQTEPIPASIGIAEAGIQNQIGEYNTTLAQRNKLMANSSANNPLVRELDTTLASMRLAISKAVDNLIAGLKIQTENMKNKERETRGKIAFVPTQQKYVISVERQQKIKEELYLYLLNKKEENELQLTITESNCRVVDPADGTNSPVTPKKAQVLLISLMAGFLLPALWLYIHSLLDTTVHTRKELKEATNIPFLGEVPLEKGTPERGLVVKEECREPICEAFNMVRYNLEFMNTGRKGGGKVILLTSTNPNAGKTFVTINLAMSMALTDAKVIVLDLDLRTGSLTERIGMGTKRPGLSNYLGGMEDNLQELIHTADADSRLDVITSGTLPPNPAELLKSERLDSMMEELRATYDYILLDNPPYGVVVDALLCARVADRTIYVVRSGLFDKRALPDLQELYESGKMPNMSVLLNGMDPEKQGYGYGYGYGYGYGSNVNPKPLYKRILGL